A region of Panicum virgatum strain AP13 chromosome 8N, P.virgatum_v5, whole genome shotgun sequence DNA encodes the following proteins:
- the LOC120685084 gene encoding uncharacterized protein LOC120685084: MHYEAQVQCVINYCAHFLKQKIGKSEARDLKLTREQYLQVPAWWCRNDTVCWERIVDKWFDPEWQALHDAGRQRRLLMPGLAHHQGSLNNDEYRARWVHTT, from the exons ATGCATTATGAGGCGCAAGTCCAGTGCGTCATCAACTATTGTGCACATTTCCTAAAGCAGAAGATCGGGAAGTCTGAGGCGAGGGATTTGAAGCTGACTCGAGAGCAATATTTACAG GTTCCTGCGTGGTGGTGTCGTAATGACACCGTGTGCTGGGAGCGCATAGTGGACAAGTGGTTCGACCCCGAGTGGCAGGCTTTGCACGACgctggccggcagcggcgattGCTGATGCCAGGTCTAGCGCACCATCAAGGCAGCCTCAACAACGACGAGTACAGGGCTAGATGGGTACACACTACATAG